The following are encoded together in the Capsulimonas corticalis genome:
- a CDS encoding glycosyltransferase family 4 protein, which yields MKILLLIPSVLKTQTDEAVAADRHPKMDYYALADRLEALGDQVDLYDYAALDADTNTLVKSARKAGRDAGMAMAGFVRRAAYDAVFTNGENLAIPLALLFKTVSRRPWHVTIGHRLSTGKKRLFFTSIKAHQQIDRIFLYAQTQYDFARQTLGVPGAALRLIPFHADDRFYRPLSNIPVIENQISSAGLEWRDYPTLIEAVSTMPDLSVKLAASSPWSKHQNETENRTLPPNVDARRYEYGDLRTLYGQSQFVVVPLYENDFQAGVTTILEAMAMGKAVIATRTTGQTDVLIDGETGLYVAPGDVAGWREAITRLREDDALRSRLAQAGRRWLEDNATLDRWADGIAGALHDGAAAQSQSEGALAGASHRTETN from the coding sequence ATGAAAATTCTTTTACTGATTCCCAGCGTTTTGAAGACGCAAACAGACGAAGCGGTTGCGGCGGACCGCCATCCGAAGATGGATTACTACGCCCTGGCCGACCGGCTGGAAGCGCTGGGCGACCAGGTGGACCTATACGATTACGCCGCACTCGACGCGGACACGAACACCCTCGTGAAGTCCGCGCGTAAAGCGGGGCGCGACGCCGGAATGGCGATGGCGGGGTTCGTGCGGCGCGCGGCGTACGACGCCGTCTTTACCAACGGCGAAAACCTCGCGATCCCGCTTGCCTTGCTTTTCAAAACCGTCTCGCGGCGCCCCTGGCATGTGACGATCGGTCATCGCCTGTCCACCGGGAAGAAACGCCTTTTCTTTACTTCCATCAAGGCGCATCAACAGATCGACCGGATCTTTCTCTACGCGCAGACGCAGTACGATTTTGCGCGTCAGACGCTCGGGGTTCCTGGGGCCGCGCTGCGCTTGATCCCGTTCCACGCGGACGACCGGTTCTATCGCCCGCTTTCAAATATTCCGGTGATCGAAAATCAAATCAGCTCGGCGGGTTTGGAGTGGCGGGATTACCCGACGCTCATTGAGGCCGTCTCCACGATGCCCGATCTTTCGGTGAAGCTGGCGGCGTCCTCGCCCTGGTCCAAGCACCAGAACGAGACAGAGAATCGCACTCTGCCGCCCAATGTCGACGCCCGCCGTTATGAGTACGGCGACTTGCGCACGCTTTACGGACAGTCGCAGTTCGTCGTCGTGCCTCTCTACGAGAACGATTTCCAGGCGGGGGTCACCACGATCCTGGAAGCGATGGCGATGGGCAAGGCCGTCATCGCTACGCGTACGACCGGTCAAACGGATGTCTTGATCGACGGGGAAACGGGATTGTATGTCGCGCCGGGCGATGTCGCGGGGTGGCGCGAAGCGATCACGCGCTTGCGGGAGGACGACGCTCTGCGTAGTCGTCTGGCGCAGGCGGGGCGGCGCTGGCTGGAGGACAACGCCACGCTCGACCGCTGGGCGGATGGGATCGCGGGCGCGCTGCATGACGGCGCCGCCGCGCAGTCACAATCCGAAGGAGCCCTGGCGGGCGCTTCTCACCGTACGGAAACGAATTGA
- a CDS encoding acyltransferase family protein, whose protein sequence is MSVTAVSLPGQPANFAKQDKIHLGYLDSLRGVAAFYVMLSHLRAEVVLRTDPARLPAHFLSATGWMDYGLVAVMIFIVLSGYCLMIPVTRSSDRQLRGGALTYLRRRARRILPPYYAALLLSLAVIALETKLRQGVVSHWADVSTGDFQPGVLLSHLFLIHNLRTAWAYQINGPLWSVATEWQIYFLFPALLLPLWRRFGVGAAVAAGILLGSIPHFLLHHRLDVACPQFIGLFALGMGAAALSFQREMSEKVVARWGIVAAVVLCASFGGILLHHSWFMEHPVEIDPIIGFGVASFLIFCTQWLRTKSNQPLPPGIRVLQSPLLIALGAMSYSLYLVHYLILGSMHLFLIRAGQTPVTSFAVMAVFGLPLAIAAAYLFHITIERRFMTQH, encoded by the coding sequence ATGTCCGTTACTGCAGTTAGTCTTCCCGGACAGCCGGCCAATTTCGCGAAACAAGACAAAATCCATCTCGGCTATCTTGATAGCCTGAGAGGCGTCGCAGCGTTTTACGTCATGCTTTCCCATCTGCGCGCGGAAGTCGTGCTCCGTACGGATCCTGCACGTCTTCCCGCCCATTTTTTATCGGCGACGGGATGGATGGATTACGGCCTTGTGGCGGTCATGATCTTTATCGTCCTTTCGGGCTACTGTCTTATGATCCCGGTCACCCGATCTTCGGATCGACAGCTGCGCGGCGGCGCGCTGACGTATCTGCGCCGAAGAGCCCGGCGCATTCTTCCTCCTTACTATGCGGCCCTGTTGTTATCTCTGGCGGTAATCGCGCTGGAGACGAAGCTTCGGCAGGGAGTCGTGTCGCACTGGGCGGATGTCTCCACGGGAGATTTTCAGCCTGGCGTGCTTCTTTCGCATCTGTTTCTGATCCACAACTTGCGGACGGCGTGGGCCTATCAGATTAACGGCCCCCTCTGGAGCGTGGCGACCGAATGGCAGATCTACTTTCTGTTTCCCGCGCTTCTCCTGCCGCTCTGGCGCCGGTTCGGCGTGGGCGCCGCCGTCGCCGCCGGCATCCTGCTGGGTTCGATCCCACACTTTCTCCTGCATCATCGCCTTGATGTCGCATGCCCGCAGTTTATCGGACTGTTTGCGCTCGGCATGGGAGCGGCGGCTCTGAGCTTTCAGCGGGAGATGAGCGAAAAGGTCGTGGCGCGCTGGGGAATCGTCGCCGCCGTAGTATTGTGCGCCTCCTTCGGCGGCATTCTGCTGCATCACAGCTGGTTTATGGAGCATCCCGTCGAGATCGATCCCATCATCGGCTTCGGCGTTGCGAGTTTTCTGATCTTCTGCACGCAGTGGCTCAGGACCAAGTCCAATCAGCCGCTGCCGCCCGGGATACGCGTGCTGCAATCGCCGCTCCTCATCGCGCTCGGGGCCATGTCCTACAGTCTTTATCTCGTTCACTATTTGATCCTGGGATCGATGCATCTGTTCCTGATTCGCGCCGGGCAAACGCCGGTGACATCTTTTGCGGTCATGGCGGTTTTCGGCCTCCCCCTGGCCATCGCCGCCGCCTACCTTTTCCATATTACAATCGAACGCCGGTTTATGACGCAGCATTGA
- a CDS encoding glycosyltransferase family 2 protein: protein MSVSPPMISAAICTRNRGASVAATISTILAIDDIDFELVIVDQSTNEETAQAVAPFESDPRVRFIRTGTKGLGVARNIALGEVKSDLVAYTDDDCTAPTDWLRKVYEAFQIDRKIAVVYTTVEAAPHDSSVGLIPAYRAKGERVFSGVLDKRSARGIGAGMAVRASMVRAMGGFDEMLGAGGQFPSCEDWDIAVRALIRGYSVLETDKVSVVHFGFRSHDESRFLSKRDWTGIGAAYSKPIRCGHVSFAGVIINLLSSYALTPFFRDLRQLKRPRGIMRIVHFSRGFLQGMRTPINKSTLCFIPAQAAPAAPVTVKQTVSS from the coding sequence TTGTCTGTTAGCCCCCCGATGATCTCAGCCGCCATCTGCACGCGCAATCGCGGCGCAAGCGTCGCCGCGACGATCTCCACGATCCTCGCGATCGACGATATTGATTTCGAATTGGTCATCGTGGATCAAAGCACCAACGAGGAGACCGCGCAGGCTGTGGCGCCGTTCGAAAGCGATCCTCGCGTGCGCTTTATCCGGACCGGCACCAAGGGGCTGGGCGTTGCCCGCAACATTGCTTTGGGCGAAGTAAAATCCGACCTCGTCGCATATACGGACGACGACTGCACGGCGCCCACGGACTGGCTCAGAAAGGTGTACGAGGCGTTTCAGATCGATCGGAAGATCGCGGTTGTTTACACCACGGTGGAAGCGGCTCCGCACGATTCCAGCGTCGGCCTGATCCCGGCCTACCGCGCGAAGGGCGAGCGTGTTTTCTCCGGAGTGCTGGATAAGCGCTCGGCGCGCGGCATCGGCGCGGGGATGGCGGTGCGCGCCTCCATGGTGCGCGCGATGGGCGGTTTTGACGAGATGCTGGGGGCGGGCGGTCAATTCCCGTCCTGCGAAGACTGGGATATCGCCGTGCGTGCGCTGATACGCGGGTATTCCGTGCTGGAGACGGACAAAGTCTCCGTCGTCCATTTCGGGTTCCGGTCTCATGACGAATCTCGTTTTCTGTCAAAGCGCGACTGGACGGGAATCGGCGCCGCCTACTCGAAGCCGATCCGGTGCGGCCACGTCAGTTTCGCCGGCGTCATCATCAATCTGCTGAGCTCTTACGCGCTGACGCCGTTTTTCCGGGATCTGCGCCAGCTCAAGCGGCCGCGCGGCATTATGCGCATCGTCCACTTCAGTCGTGGATTCCTGCAAGGGATGCGCACGCCCATCAATAAGAGCACCCTCTGCTTTATCCCCGCCCAGGCTGCGCCCGCAGCGCCCGTAACGGTAAAGCAGACGGTAAGTTCTTAA
- a CDS encoding glycosyltransferase — protein sequence MLGLLDSKTSENGAAKRRVAYMTESFTMGGVEQSTAMLIANLNKDRFEPILICANEPDIAPLVQNVRAMGVNVVQTDLLSVRRSNMSVKNIRALSQLLKDLKVDLIHVQVLGGTGARYIALAAKVAHIDAVIITIRGALSGAVGFKERLVTRLIDRTCVTVYTTASEDNRRQQIELVGRDPDQVEVIYNAIDLRRFNPEIDGAETRRALNFPPSGPLVGTIGRLAEQKGIETFLAMAAHVHAAMPDVSFVIVGEGPKRSEYEGVAKEKGVDGYVRFAGYHSDVDRCLAALDVFALASVFEPFGLVLAEAMAMKKPVVATRVGGIPEVVATGETGFVVPAGDAEAMSIAVQKYLKDPALAREHGEAGRKRVEACFSIPRLMSEMESLYDRVLLGAARR from the coding sequence ATGCTAGGGCTTTTAGATTCCAAGACCAGTGAGAACGGCGCCGCCAAGCGCCGGGTCGCGTATATGACGGAAAGCTTCACCATGGGCGGCGTCGAGCAGTCCACGGCGATGCTGATCGCCAATCTCAATAAAGACCGGTTTGAGCCCATCTTGATTTGCGCCAATGAACCCGACATCGCCCCGCTCGTACAGAATGTCCGGGCCATGGGAGTGAACGTCGTCCAAACGGACTTGCTTTCCGTGCGGCGTTCGAACATGTCGGTGAAGAACATTCGCGCCCTCTCCCAACTGCTCAAGGATCTGAAAGTCGATTTGATCCACGTGCAGGTTCTGGGGGGCACGGGAGCGCGTTATATCGCTCTGGCGGCGAAGGTCGCGCACATCGACGCTGTGATCATCACGATCCGAGGGGCGCTTTCGGGAGCCGTGGGCTTCAAGGAACGCCTCGTGACGCGTTTGATCGATCGGACATGCGTCACGGTTTACACCACGGCTTCAGAAGACAACCGCCGCCAGCAGATCGAGCTCGTCGGGCGCGATCCGGACCAGGTGGAAGTGATCTACAATGCCATCGATCTGCGGCGCTTCAATCCGGAAATCGACGGCGCGGAAACGCGGCGCGCGCTGAACTTTCCCCCCAGCGGCCCCCTGGTCGGGACGATCGGCCGGCTGGCGGAGCAGAAGGGGATCGAGACGTTTCTCGCGATGGCGGCTCATGTGCACGCCGCCATGCCCGATGTGTCTTTTGTGATTGTCGGAGAAGGCCCCAAGCGAAGCGAGTACGAAGGCGTCGCGAAGGAAAAGGGCGTGGACGGCTATGTGCGGTTCGCGGGTTACCATTCCGATGTCGACCGCTGTCTCGCGGCGCTCGATGTCTTTGCGCTGGCTTCCGTCTTCGAACCGTTCGGTCTGGTGCTGGCGGAGGCGATGGCGATGAAGAAGCCCGTGGTCGCGACACGCGTGGGCGGCATTCCGGAGGTGGTGGCGACGGGAGAGACGGGATTTGTCGTTCCGGCGGGCGACGCCGAGGCGATGTCGATCGCGGTGCAGAAATATCTGAAGGATCCCGCATTGGCGCGAGAGCACGGAGAAGCAGGCCGCAAACGCGTCGAGGCCTGCTTCTCTATTCCGAGGCTGATGAGCGAAATGGAATCGCTCTATGACCGCGTTCTTCTCGGCGCCGCGCGCCGCTGA
- the epsD gene encoding exopolysaccharide biosynthesis glycosyltransferase EpsD: MQESAQSITVVIPTYNRKASLKVTLDGLARQKYSLQDVEVIVVSDGSTDGTDAFLEEYAGGAPYTLRVITQANQGPAQARNAGVWAAKGEIIVFIDDDVEPVDDFLASHMAHHKSDDKIVVIGPMSPDPARRGVEPAWIAWEHAMLQKQYFNLTTGVWKQAWANHFYTGNASLRREHIVAVGGFDVEFKRQEDVELAHRMRRTQGVNFVFDPKADVIHRPHRSFASWLNVATSYGQCDVIRAREGRVSWIVVKNSYTNRNRTTRMMARLMMNAPFLAAPIRALLVAVAVGLYRAGVTKVAMAMLSMVYNVRYLESARTEMGAEQMSRLLFGPGDLPVAPVVKG, from the coding sequence ATGCAAGAAAGTGCTCAGTCCATCACGGTCGTTATTCCGACGTATAATCGCAAAGCCAGCCTCAAAGTGACGCTGGACGGCCTGGCGCGCCAGAAATATTCCCTCCAGGATGTGGAAGTCATCGTCGTTTCCGACGGCTCGACTGACGGTACGGACGCCTTCCTTGAGGAATATGCGGGCGGCGCGCCGTACACGCTTCGCGTGATCACCCAGGCCAATCAAGGCCCCGCGCAGGCGCGAAACGCCGGCGTTTGGGCGGCCAAGGGCGAGATCATCGTATTTATCGACGATGACGTAGAGCCCGTCGACGATTTTCTGGCCAGCCATATGGCCCATCATAAAAGCGACGACAAAATTGTGGTCATCGGACCGATGTCGCCGGACCCCGCCCGGCGCGGCGTGGAGCCTGCCTGGATCGCCTGGGAGCACGCCATGCTGCAAAAGCAGTACTTCAACCTCACGACGGGAGTTTGGAAGCAGGCGTGGGCGAACCACTTTTACACAGGGAACGCCTCCCTGCGCCGCGAGCATATCGTGGCGGTGGGAGGATTTGACGTCGAGTTCAAACGGCAGGAAGATGTCGAGCTGGCCCATCGCATGCGGAGGACCCAGGGCGTCAACTTCGTCTTCGATCCCAAGGCCGATGTGATCCATCGGCCGCATCGCTCCTTCGCCAGCTGGCTGAACGTGGCGACATCCTATGGACAGTGCGACGTGATCCGGGCGCGCGAGGGCCGGGTGAGCTGGATCGTGGTGAAAAACAGCTACACGAATCGCAATCGCACGACGCGCATGATGGCGCGCCTTATGATGAACGCTCCGTTCCTGGCCGCGCCGATCCGCGCCTTGCTTGTGGCCGTCGCCGTGGGGCTTTACCGCGCCGGCGTGACCAAAGTGGCGATGGCGATGCTCAGCATGGTCTACAATGTGCGTTATCTGGAGAGCGCGAGGACCGAGATGGGCGCCGAGCAAATGTCTCGTCTGCTCTTTGGACCGGGAGACCTCCCTGTCGCGCCCGTGGTAAAGGGATAG
- a CDS encoding glycosyltransferase family 4 protein yields MSTEVGLKTQYQNWRDGLTPDLGVDPEWITINWWKPGGTVERLPGVPHKVKSMVRSSLELREGITRGPFDALFVACGIVFRGQSHLLRKQPYFMTADSTRRLLRGFGSLYGKGDSPIPLMNAYANSVQTSRLRGARALFPWSHWAAESMVADYGVDPKKIHVIPPGIDLSKWTLPPRTQKDGPTNLLFVGGDYYRKGGDLLMDWAERNKDGDFLLHMVTRERVTPPNDKVRVYNGLSSNDPELISLYRQADAFVLPTRGDCYSLASMEAMASGLPVIVSRTGGTGDIIREGETGFLIEPGDAGQLAERLDALLAAPEQRLAMGGKARRDAEERFDVNKNIRHTLDVMRSYLS; encoded by the coding sequence ATGTCAACCGAGGTTGGCCTCAAGACGCAGTATCAGAATTGGCGAGACGGTCTGACACCCGATCTCGGCGTTGATCCCGAATGGATCACGATCAACTGGTGGAAACCGGGCGGGACGGTCGAGCGTCTTCCCGGCGTTCCGCACAAAGTCAAATCCATGGTCCGGTCCAGCCTGGAGCTGCGCGAGGGGATTACGCGCGGGCCGTTTGACGCTTTGTTTGTCGCCTGCGGCATTGTGTTCCGGGGGCAGAGCCATTTGCTGCGCAAACAGCCGTACTTTATGACGGCCGACTCGACCCGCCGCCTGCTGCGCGGCTTTGGATCGCTCTACGGCAAGGGCGATAGCCCCATTCCCCTGATGAACGCATACGCCAACAGCGTGCAGACCAGCCGGCTGCGCGGAGCCCGCGCTCTTTTTCCCTGGTCCCACTGGGCCGCGGAGAGCATGGTCGCCGATTACGGCGTGGATCCGAAGAAGATTCACGTCATCCCCCCGGGAATTGATCTGTCCAAGTGGACGCTGCCGCCGCGCACGCAGAAAGACGGTCCCACGAACCTTCTTTTTGTGGGCGGCGATTATTACCGCAAGGGCGGCGACCTGCTGATGGACTGGGCGGAGCGCAACAAAGACGGCGACTTCCTGCTGCATATGGTGACCCGCGAGCGCGTCACGCCGCCCAACGACAAAGTGCGCGTCTACAACGGCCTTTCCTCCAATGACCCGGAGCTGATTTCGCTTTATCGCCAGGCCGACGCGTTCGTGCTGCCGACCCGAGGCGACTGCTACTCCCTCGCCTCCATGGAGGCCATGGCTTCGGGGCTTCCGGTGATTGTTTCACGGACCGGGGGCACCGGCGATATTATTCGGGAAGGGGAAACGGGGTTTCTCATCGAACCTGGCGACGCGGGGCAACTGGCGGAGCGGCTGGATGCGCTGCTCGCCGCCCCGGAGCAGCGGCTCGCCATGGGCGGCAAAGCGAGACGGGACGCGGAAGAGCGCTTCGACGTCAACAAAAACATCCGGCACACGCTGGATGTCATGCGCTCCTATCTTTCTTGA
- a CDS encoding acyltransferase family protein, giving the protein MNTLTEEKHSSNPPRQNNSRARTYFKYLDGLRALAALWVVAEHVWVSQFNIFAHPGWRGLLTNWLAYGHQSVNIFIVLSGFCLGIPIAQAGEMRGGALQFYSRRARRILPPLYAAIAIAVVAQFLSHLLDPTIAKPTALAVLCNALLLQDVYPKINFLDTPLWSVALEWKIYFLLPLFELIIRKYGIGWAMGVGAAIGYGVTGIFAAVQPGMSLEHTCPWYVLLFAMGVSAAYICFSDAAPMKRVQLSVTSWRWAAGFFALALGFLLHKFSTYNPIDRHAYIAHLPLIDAVAGVLIACCLILITKAAQASDNTPVVKVLSSRPLVAIGLFAYSLYLTHSVVLNLLRVLLYKFGHGETASAFHNLAILGGFGVPVLIGFAYVFFVLFERPFTRKR; this is encoded by the coding sequence TTGAACACGCTGACAGAAGAAAAGCATTCCTCTAACCCACCGCGGCAAAACAATTCCCGCGCGCGCACGTACTTTAAATATCTCGACGGACTGCGCGCGCTCGCCGCTCTCTGGGTTGTCGCCGAACATGTCTGGGTGTCTCAGTTCAACATTTTCGCGCATCCCGGCTGGCGCGGGCTGCTGACAAACTGGCTCGCCTACGGACATCAATCGGTCAATATCTTCATCGTGCTTTCCGGGTTCTGCCTTGGCATTCCCATCGCGCAAGCCGGCGAGATGCGAGGCGGCGCGCTCCAATTCTATTCCCGCCGCGCCCGCAGAATCCTGCCGCCGCTCTATGCGGCCATTGCAATCGCGGTCGTCGCGCAGTTTCTCTCGCATCTCCTCGATCCGACGATTGCGAAACCCACCGCGCTCGCCGTGCTTTGCAACGCCCTGCTGCTTCAGGATGTCTACCCGAAGATTAACTTTCTGGACACGCCCCTGTGGAGCGTGGCGCTGGAGTGGAAGATCTATTTCCTTCTGCCGCTCTTTGAGCTCATCATTCGGAAATATGGAATCGGATGGGCGATGGGCGTCGGCGCGGCGATCGGCTACGGCGTCACGGGCATATTCGCCGCCGTTCAGCCGGGGATGAGCCTGGAGCACACCTGCCCCTGGTATGTCCTGCTGTTCGCCATGGGCGTCAGCGCCGCCTACATCTGCTTTAGCGACGCCGCCCCGATGAAGCGCGTTCAGTTATCGGTCACAAGCTGGAGATGGGCCGCCGGCTTCTTTGCCCTGGCGCTGGGCTTTCTGCTGCACAAATTCTCGACCTACAACCCCATCGACCGCCATGCCTACATCGCCCATCTTCCCCTCATCGATGCGGTCGCCGGCGTTTTGATCGCGTGCTGCTTGATCCTGATCACCAAGGCGGCGCAGGCCTCAGACAACACCCCGGTGGTGAAGGTCCTTTCATCGCGGCCCCTCGTTGCGATCGGCCTCTTCGCCTATTCGCTCTATCTGACGCACTCCGTCGTCCTCAACTTACTGCGCGTGCTGCTGTATAAGTTCGGTCACGGGGAGACGGCGTCGGCGTTCCACAATCTCGCCATCCTGGGAGGCTTCGGCGTTCCCGTGCTGATCGGCTTCGCCTACGTCTTCTTCGTTCTGTTCGAGCGGCCGTTCACCCGAAAGCGATAG
- a CDS encoding glycosyltransferase family 4 protein, protein MRYNEGVANTAPAAHRLPFMNLAFALEYSLGHVTHAQNLKTVLTDDADVTPIYIDLPYHDTPGWWAKLPFIKSNWSARASLGALLGLRPHIGRIDAILFHTQVTSLFSESLMRRAPSVVSLDATPLQYDVLGAFYGHVPSGNSRVEALKKQLNERAFHAARALVTWSEWAKQSLVKDYGVPADKITVIPPGIDTARWDFPQRPPAEGRPINLLFVGGDFPRKGGDTLLEAFKRLPAGVNARLKIVTITEGVGDGVEGVDVYRGVKPNTPELLERFAEADLFVFPSRGDCLPLAVMEALAAGLPVIATDVGALAEAVRHGETGLIVPPDDPDALAKAIAELATDHDRRAAMSRRARESALARFDAATNYRKLVDVVKGVARPAA, encoded by the coding sequence GTGCGCTATAATGAAGGCGTCGCGAACACTGCTCCCGCCGCCCACCGACTGCCTTTTATGAACCTTGCATTTGCTCTCGAATACTCTCTCGGCCATGTTACGCACGCGCAAAACCTCAAAACTGTCTTGACGGATGACGCCGACGTAACGCCGATCTATATTGACTTGCCCTATCACGACACGCCCGGCTGGTGGGCGAAGCTGCCGTTTATCAAGTCCAACTGGTCGGCGCGCGCCTCGCTCGGCGCCCTGCTCGGGCTGCGGCCCCATATCGGCAGGATCGATGCGATCTTGTTCCACACTCAGGTGACGTCGCTCTTTTCGGAATCCCTGATGCGCCGTGCGCCGTCCGTCGTGTCTCTCGATGCGACCCCGCTGCAGTACGACGTGCTCGGCGCGTTCTACGGGCATGTCCCCAGCGGCAATTCGCGCGTGGAGGCGCTCAAAAAGCAGCTCAATGAACGGGCGTTTCATGCGGCGCGGGCGCTGGTGACCTGGTCCGAATGGGCGAAGCAATCGCTCGTCAAAGATTACGGGGTGCCGGCGGACAAGATCACGGTGATTCCGCCGGGGATCGACACGGCGCGCTGGGATTTCCCGCAGCGGCCGCCGGCGGAAGGCCGCCCGATCAATCTGCTGTTTGTCGGCGGGGACTTCCCGCGAAAGGGCGGCGACACGCTGCTCGAAGCGTTCAAGCGACTGCCCGCCGGCGTCAACGCGCGTCTGAAGATCGTCACGATCACCGAAGGGGTAGGGGATGGCGTCGAGGGCGTCGATGTCTATCGCGGGGTCAAGCCGAACACGCCCGAACTGCTGGAGCGCTTCGCGGAGGCGGACCTTTTTGTGTTCCCATCGCGCGGCGACTGCCTGCCTCTGGCCGTGATGGAGGCCCTGGCCGCCGGCCTGCCGGTGATCGCCACGGATGTGGGCGCTCTTGCCGAGGCGGTGCGTCACGGCGAAACGGGCTTGATCGTGCCGCCGGACGATCCCGACGCGCTGGCGAAGGCGATCGCGGAGCTGGCGACGGATCATGACCGGCGCGCGGCGATGAGCCGCCGCGCCAGAGAGTCCGCGCTGGCGCGTTTTGACGCGGCTACGAATTATCGAAAACTGGTGGATGTGGTGAAAGGGGTCGCCCGCCCGGCGGCTTGA
- a CDS encoding polysaccharide pyruvyl transferase family protein — MKKNVRVLITDNVISNMGDAAILLAMKSSFEEAFGPGTDVRNCYCGVTREAGPFAKFYPELHFTSTLWNAGRDWTIAKWDIWGRLIRKTATERFPLQARLRRMGFPLFLLTSHERELFREFEEADIISVAGGACLSTSWTVPFMRKSRVAQYQVAHALGKPLFVYAHSLGPFRDGDNFPDLLHDSLDHAAAVLCRDAEAVKAAREQIKLLGDNVHQTIDEALRIIPRPPSKLLAPEKKKPLRVGICVHDYIWPGAADRPAKQADFEARIARVCQSLLERGDTELVFLTSHQKVEGSFQDDEPVGRRIQELLPAPLRPDAHHVTGFVHPREFSYFMGHCDLVLSSRLHGGILSLVGGAPVVVLEYEPKSRGLMRQIGLEDWVLTMADATSDEITAKITELLSDLPKTRERARAGLAEGQKLAKRNIEIVVEAAQAHWAKSERGVLPSRVSQAESKP, encoded by the coding sequence ATGAAGAAAAACGTGCGAGTTTTGATCACGGACAACGTGATTAGCAATATGGGCGACGCCGCAATTCTGCTGGCGATGAAGTCTTCGTTCGAGGAGGCCTTCGGGCCTGGGACGGATGTACGCAATTGCTACTGCGGCGTGACCCGGGAAGCAGGACCGTTCGCCAAGTTCTATCCCGAGCTGCATTTTACCTCGACCCTCTGGAACGCCGGGCGCGACTGGACAATCGCCAAGTGGGATATTTGGGGACGCCTGATCCGGAAAACGGCCACCGAGCGGTTTCCTCTCCAGGCGCGCCTTCGGCGGATGGGATTTCCGCTGTTTCTTCTGACCAGCCACGAGCGGGAGCTCTTCCGAGAGTTTGAAGAGGCGGATATTATCAGCGTCGCCGGCGGCGCCTGTCTGAGCACGTCCTGGACCGTGCCTTTCATGCGCAAATCCCGCGTGGCCCAATATCAAGTGGCGCATGCGCTCGGCAAGCCCCTGTTCGTGTACGCCCACTCGCTGGGACCGTTTCGGGACGGGGATAATTTTCCGGATCTGCTGCATGACTCGCTCGACCACGCGGCCGCCGTCCTTTGCCGCGACGCCGAAGCGGTGAAAGCGGCGCGCGAGCAGATCAAGCTGCTGGGCGACAATGTCCACCAGACGATCGATGAAGCGCTGCGGATCATTCCCAGGCCGCCGAGCAAGCTCCTGGCCCCGGAAAAGAAGAAGCCGCTTCGAGTCGGGATTTGCGTTCACGACTATATCTGGCCGGGCGCGGCGGACCGCCCTGCGAAACAAGCGGACTTTGAGGCCCGCATTGCGCGTGTCTGCCAGTCGCTGCTGGAGCGCGGCGACACGGAGCTGGTCTTTCTCACCAGTCATCAGAAGGTTGAGGGATCGTTTCAGGACGACGAGCCGGTCGGGCGACGCATTCAGGAGCTGCTGCCGGCGCCGCTGCGCCCGGACGCGCACCATGTCACCGGCTTCGTGCATCCGCGTGAGTTCTCTTATTTCATGGGGCATTGCGACCTGGTGCTCTCCAGCCGCCTGCATGGCGGGATCCTCAGCCTCGTCGGCGGAGCTCCTGTCGTGGTGTTGGAGTACGAGCCGAAATCCCGGGGCCTGATGCGCCAGATCGGACTGGAGGATTGGGTGCTCACAATGGCCGACGCCACGTCGGATGAGATTACCGCCAAGATCACGGAGCTGCTGTCGGACCTGCCGAAGACCCGGGAGCGCGCCCGCGCCGGTCTTGCCGAGGGGCAGAAACTCGCCAAGCGAAATATCGAGATCGTCGTGGAAGCGGCGCAGGCGCACTGGGCGAAATCGGAGCGCGGCGTTCTTCCCTCACGCGTGTCGCAGGCGGAATCGAAGCCATAG